Proteins from a single region of Bacteroidota bacterium:
- a CDS encoding PglZ domain-containing protein: MSNIKILWADDEIDLLKPQIMFLEDKGYSVLPVSNGQDAIDMCNDPDVNLIFLDEMMPGLSGLETLQQIKQKRPTVPVVMITKNETENLMEEAIGSQISDYLIKPVKSQQILLTIKKLIDNKRLVSEKTDSTYQKEFQNIFFSLQENLDYDQWYDVYKKLVYWELQLDQTGASGMKDVFNAQKTEANVEFGKYIDKKYLGWISGSEKNKPVMSHTLFSEKVFPVLKEGIPTFFILIDNLRLDQFKVIEPLISESFKQVKEDYFFSMLPTATQYSRNAIFAGLLPSEIEKRMPNMWLNDDEEGGKNMYEEEFLKDNIVRNRKDLKYSYRKILNHSEGKDFEENILNLMHNDLNVVVYNFVDMLSHARTEMEVLKELASDETAYRSLTRSWFDHSPLYDALRKLADKKVQIIITTDHGTIRVNTPSKVVADRNATTNLRYKSGKNLQYNKKEVMEIKNPAEAGLPKMNLSSTFIFGKGDVFFAYPNNYNYYVNYFKNTFQHGGISLEEMIIPFAVYTNY, from the coding sequence ATGAGTAATATAAAGATACTTTGGGCAGATGATGAAATTGATCTGTTAAAACCTCAGATAATGTTTCTGGAAGATAAGGGTTATAGTGTGCTGCCTGTAAGCAATGGTCAGGATGCAATTGATATGTGCAATGATCCGGATGTGAATTTAATTTTCTTAGATGAAATGATGCCCGGATTATCAGGTTTGGAAACATTGCAACAAATAAAACAAAAGCGACCTACTGTTCCGGTGGTGATGATTACCAAAAATGAAACAGAAAATTTAATGGAGGAAGCTATTGGATCACAGATTAGTGATTACCTGATTAAGCCGGTGAAGTCTCAACAAATTCTGCTTACAATAAAAAAACTGATTGATAACAAACGATTGGTTTCAGAAAAAACAGACTCTACTTATCAAAAAGAATTTCAAAATATATTTTTCTCACTTCAGGAAAATCTGGATTATGATCAATGGTATGATGTATATAAAAAATTAGTGTATTGGGAATTGCAATTAGATCAAACAGGAGCATCCGGAATGAAGGATGTTTTTAATGCGCAAAAAACAGAAGCCAATGTGGAATTTGGAAAGTACATTGATAAAAAATATCTCGGCTGGATATCGGGCAGTGAAAAAAATAAACCGGTAATGTCGCATACCTTATTCAGTGAAAAAGTATTTCCAGTTTTAAAAGAAGGTATTCCCACATTTTTTATTCTCATTGATAATTTACGTCTTGATCAATTTAAGGTAATTGAACCCTTAATAAGTGAATCTTTTAAGCAAGTAAAAGAAGATTATTTTTTCAGTATGCTGCCAACGGCAACTCAGTATAGCCGCAATGCAATTTTTGCAGGTTTACTGCCGAGTGAAATTGAAAAACGCATGCCGAACATGTGGTTGAATGATGATGAAGAAGGTGGTAAAAACATGTACGAAGAAGAATTTCTGAAAGATAATATTGTACGGAATCGTAAGGATTTAAAATACAGTTACAGAAAAATTTTAAACCACTCCGAAGGAAAAGATTTTGAAGAAAATATTTTGAATCTGATGCACAATGATTTGAATGTAGTAGTATATAATTTTGTAGATATGCTATCGCATGCCCGCACTGAAATGGAAGTGTTGAAGGAATTAGCCAGCGATGAAACAGCATATCGTTCGCTTACCCGCAGTTGGTTCGATCATTCGCCGTTATATGATGCATTGCGAAAATTAGCCGATAAAAAAGTACAAATTATAATTACTACAGATCACGGAACAATTCGTGTGAATACTCCCTCCAAAGTAGTAGCAGATCGCAATGCAACAACTAATCTTCGTTATAAAAGCGGTAAAAATCTGCAATACAATAAAAAGGAAGTGATGGAAATAAAAAATCCTGCAGAAGCCGGATTACCGAAAATGAATTTAAGCAGTACATTTATTTTTGGGAAAGGAGATGTGTTTTTTGCCTATCCGAATAATTATAATTACTACGTGAATTATTTTAAAAACACATTTCAACACGGAGGTATTTCTTTGGAAGAAATGATAATTCCATTTGCTGTTTACACCAATTATTAA
- the tsaE gene encoding tRNA (adenosine(37)-N6)-threonylcarbamoyltransferase complex ATPase subunit type 1 TsaE → MQQQWLVENAEAIDHIAVELLAAANHNKKFAITGVMGAGKTTLIAAICRALKISDQVSSPTFAIVQEYGTEPPVFHFDLYRVKNTQELEDLGFEDYLESPSYIFIEWPEIIMEHLQQQGFKKINIQITAKNKRIINLER, encoded by the coding sequence ATGCAACAACAATGGTTGGTAGAAAATGCGGAAGCAATAGATCACATTGCTGTTGAATTATTAGCTGCTGCCAATCACAATAAAAAATTTGCTATAACAGGAGTAATGGGTGCAGGAAAAACTACACTCATTGCTGCGATATGTCGAGCCTTAAAAATTTCTGATCAGGTGAGCAGTCCCACTTTTGCAATTGTACAGGAATATGGTACAGAGCCACCAGTTTTTCATTTCGATTTATACAGAGTAAAAAACACACAAGAATTAGAAGATTTAGGGTTTGAAGATTATTTGGAATCACCTTCATATATTTTTATTGAATGGCCCGAAATAATAATGGAACATTTGCAACAGCAAGGTTTTAAAAAAATAAATATCCAAATAACTGCTAAGAACAAAAGAATTATTAATTTAGAGAGATGA
- a CDS encoding alanine dehydrogenase has product MSDSPRKTVASELASQAGIQVMEQRLEQSRKKQSIFIGIPKENSFYENRVPLSPESVEMLTNNGMRIIIESRAGEASRFSDKDFSEAGAKIVYDKKEVYKADILLKVAPPTLDDIDLIQMNQILITPLHLPTLKKEIVTTLVNKKVTAFAFEYLKDESNTYAFVRCMSEIAGSSSILIASELLADNTHGRGNLLGGLSGIPPTQILILGAGVVGEFAARAALGLGATVKIFDYNVYKLSRLQNNIGTRVYTSTINPKTLLKDIRTTDVVVGAIHSETGRTPVIVTESMVMEMKPGSVIIDVSIDQGGCIETSEVTTHAKPTFIKHDVIHYCVPNIPSRVPRTASYAISNIVASTLMKFHEFGGLENLIQLNEGIRHGIYIYKGHMTNAYLAQKFEMKYTEINLLLTSNH; this is encoded by the coding sequence ATGAGTGATTCACCACGCAAAACAGTAGCTTCCGAACTAGCTTCACAGGCAGGCATACAAGTTATGGAACAACGCCTTGAACAAAGCCGGAAAAAGCAATCTATTTTCATAGGCATACCAAAAGAAAATTCATTCTACGAAAATCGAGTACCACTATCTCCTGAAAGTGTGGAGATGTTAACGAATAATGGTATGCGTATCATAATTGAAAGTCGGGCTGGTGAGGCAAGCAGATTTAGTGATAAAGATTTTAGTGAGGCCGGTGCCAAAATTGTGTATGATAAAAAGGAAGTGTATAAAGCGGATATTTTATTAAAAGTAGCCCCTCCTACTTTGGACGATATTGATTTGATTCAGATGAATCAGATTTTAATTACACCATTACATTTACCTACACTTAAAAAAGAAATTGTTACAACACTTGTAAATAAAAAAGTTACTGCATTTGCATTTGAATATTTAAAAGATGAATCCAATACCTATGCTTTTGTAAGATGCATGAGTGAAATTGCAGGTAGTTCTTCTATTTTAATTGCATCGGAATTACTTGCGGATAACACGCATGGTCGTGGAAATTTATTAGGTGGATTATCCGGAATTCCTCCTACACAAATTTTGATTTTAGGAGCAGGTGTGGTAGGTGAATTTGCTGCCCGTGCTGCTTTGGGTTTAGGGGCTACTGTTAAAATTTTTGATTACAATGTATATAAACTAAGTCGCCTTCAAAATAATATTGGCACCCGGGTTTATACATCCACAATTAATCCGAAAACATTGCTAAAAGATATTCGCACCACAGATGTAGTGGTTGGCGCTATCCATAGTGAAACAGGAAGAACACCTGTAATTGTAACAGAAAGTATGGTGATGGAAATGAAACCGGGAAGTGTAATTATTGATGTGAGTATTGATCAAGGTGGATGTATAGAAACCAGTGAAGTGACTACACATGCAAAACCTACATTTATAAAACATGATGTAATTCATTATTGTGTTCCCAATATTCCATCACGAGTTCCCCGCACCGCATCATACGCAATTAGCAATATTGTGGCGAGTACTTTAATGAAATTTCATGAGTTCGGCGGGTTGGAAAATTTGATTCAATTGAACGAAGGAATCAGACATGGTATTTATATTTATAAAGGCCACATGACGAATGCATATCTTGCACAAAAATTTGAAATGAAATACACCGAAATAAATTTATTGCTGACCAGCAATCATTGA
- a CDS encoding CapA family protein, giving the protein MKLLIISLTLCLILSDYISQTPAVFLNTSIEKIEVEEQIDDSISTFTIAAVGDLMCHGSQFKYVAQSDGSYNFLPCFEFIKSYIASADFAIGNVETTFAGKKIPYSGFPLFNTPDDYAAALKEIGFDFVTTGNNHSNDTYTNGILRTIDVLDSVGLMHTGTFKSQAERDSIQLTTISGTSVAILNYSYSTNGIDLPTDKMYLVNLIDSATIVKDIQVAKQLHAELIIIYYHYGEEYQRLPSQYQKKYNRIAIDAGADIILGSHSHVLQPVDFFATNNGNIDTGFIIYSMGNFISNQRDPFTYEGVIINLHFEKNNHTNKINLQDVDYVPTWVYRGTNAEKKLHVIFPAGDTTNLQVNYLNQKDKEEIMQAAKNTAKILNTYTDKLKPVLK; this is encoded by the coding sequence GTGAAACTATTAATTATATCTCTTACACTATGTTTAATTCTCAGCGATTATATTTCGCAGACACCTGCTGTATTTTTAAATACCTCGATAGAAAAAATAGAAGTTGAAGAACAAATTGATGACAGTATTTCCACGTTTACAATTGCAGCCGTTGGTGACTTAATGTGCCATGGTTCTCAATTTAAATATGTAGCACAATCCGATGGCAGTTATAATTTTTTACCCTGTTTTGAATTTATTAAATCCTATATCGCCTCTGCGGATTTTGCTATCGGGAATGTAGAAACCACGTTTGCCGGAAAGAAAATTCCTTATAGTGGATTTCCATTATTCAACACGCCGGATGATTATGCTGCTGCATTAAAAGAAATCGGTTTTGATTTTGTAACCACCGGAAATAATCATTCGAATGATACTTATACAAATGGAATTTTACGCACTATTGATGTGCTGGACAGTGTGGGTTTAATGCATACCGGCACATTTAAATCACAAGCAGAAAGAGACTCAATTCAACTAACAACTATAAGTGGAACTTCTGTTGCAATTTTAAATTACAGCTATTCTACAAATGGTATTGATTTGCCCACAGATAAAATGTATCTGGTGAATTTAATTGACTCAGCCACCATCGTAAAAGATATTCAGGTAGCAAAACAGTTACATGCAGAATTAATTATTATCTATTATCACTATGGTGAAGAATACCAACGATTGCCTTCTCAATATCAAAAAAAATATAATCGGATTGCTATTGATGCAGGCGCTGATATTATCTTAGGCAGCCATTCGCATGTATTGCAGCCGGTAGATTTCTTTGCTACCAATAACGGCAATATTGATACAGGATTTATAATTTACAGCATGGGTAATTTTATTTCCAATCAGCGAGATCCTTTTACTTATGAAGGCGTAATAATTAATTTGCATTTTGAAAAAAATAATCACACAAATAAAATAAACTTGCAGGATGTAGATTATGTTCCAACATGGGTGTATCGTGGAACTAATGCTGAAAAAAAACTCCATGTAATTTTTCCGGCAGGTGATACTACTAATCTCCAGGTAAATTATTTAAACCAAAAAGATAAAGAGGAAATAATGCAGGCTGCAAAAAATACAGCTAAGATTTTAAATACTTATACGGATAAATTAAAACCCGTTTTGAAATAA
- a CDS encoding DUF4294 domain-containing protein, giving the protein MKFRLILFILLSAVTYQAHAQIGIFKKKETPTDTQYHVYLDTVNIEARSLRNYNFNRYAYIVAKMYPIADTAIMLMHEVEISTMDMKKRESKKYRKQLEKDLKEKFEDRLKNLSRTEGTVLIKIIERNTGRSMYDILRETKNKGTAIWWQSLGKFYGYNLQDGYTVDANPMLEIIIHEYEVKNKIVE; this is encoded by the coding sequence ATGAAATTTCGTTTAATCCTATTTATTTTACTGAGTGCTGTCACTTATCAAGCGCATGCACAAATCGGCATCTTTAAGAAAAAAGAAACTCCCACCGACACACAGTATCATGTGTATTTAGACACAGTAAACATTGAAGCAAGATCATTGCGCAATTATAATTTTAATAGATACGCTTACATTGTTGCTAAGATGTATCCCATTGCAGATACTGCTATTATGCTGATGCATGAAGTGGAAATAAGTACAATGGATATGAAAAAAAGAGAAAGTAAAAAATACCGTAAACAATTGGAGAAAGATTTAAAAGAAAAATTTGAAGACCGGTTAAAAAATTTATCACGCACTGAAGGAACCGTACTAATAAAAATTATTGAAAGAAACACCGGCCGTTCTATGTATGATATATTGCGGGAAACAAAAAACAAAGGTACTGCCATCTGGTGGCAAAGTTTAGGGAAATTCTATGGTTATAATTTACAAGATGGTTATACTGTTGACGCCAATCCTATGTTGGAAATTATTATTCATGAATACGAAGTGAAAAATAAAATTGTAGAATAA
- the secG gene encoding preprotein translocase subunit SecG: MFTVILIIILVICVILSLTVLIQNPKGGGLSGTFGGAATQMFGYKRTSDDVEKITWGLAIAIILLSLATAAFTPSASTIQNNSLTPQAEQPIFQAPPENEDGGLDQNTQTPAPDQGTQEPLPTE; the protein is encoded by the coding sequence ATGTTTACTGTAATACTGATTATAATACTTGTTATCTGCGTGATACTGTCCCTGACAGTGTTAATACAAAATCCTAAAGGCGGCGGATTAAGCGGCACATTTGGCGGAGCAGCTACTCAAATGTTTGGTTATAAGCGCACATCAGATGATGTTGAGAAAATTACATGGGGGCTGGCCATCGCTATTATTTTACTGAGTCTTGCCACTGCGGCTTTCACTCCAAGTGCTTCCACTATTCAAAACAACTCATTAACGCCACAGGCAGAACAACCAATTTTCCAAGCACCTCCTGAAAATGAAGATGGTGGATTGGATCAAAATACGCAAACTCCGGCTCCGGATCAAGGAACGCAGGAACCACTTCCAACAGAATAA
- a CDS encoding LptE family protein, with amino-acid sequence MKTRVLKAVVFIYSLVTLLSGCYTFQGNRIDPQIETVTINYFPNQSNFVATSLSQTFTETLKNKFASETRLYLKDNDGDWEYSGAITQYVSTPIAPTGNETTALNRLTIGVKVDFVNHKNEKENWSQTFSRFEDYPSTQSLSTVENDLIQRISLQLADDIYLKSASDW; translated from the coding sequence ATGAAAACAAGAGTATTGAAAGCAGTTGTATTTATTTATAGTTTGGTAACTCTACTAAGTGGATGTTATACTTTTCAGGGAAATAGAATTGATCCGCAAATTGAAACAGTTACTATTAATTATTTTCCTAATCAATCTAATTTTGTTGCTACTTCTCTAAGCCAAACATTTACAGAAACATTGAAAAATAAATTTGCTTCTGAAACAAGATTATATTTAAAAGATAACGATGGCGATTGGGAATACAGCGGTGCAATAACGCAATATGTGAGTACTCCTATAGCGCCAACAGGAAATGAAACTACGGCATTAAATCGTTTGACTATTGGAGTGAAAGTGGATTTTGTAAATCATAAAAATGAAAAGGAAAACTGGAGCCAGACTTTTTCAAGGTTTGAAGATTATCCAAGCACACAATCGCTAAGTACTGTTGAAAATGATTTGATTCAAAGAATTTCACTTCAGCTTGCAGATGATATATATTTGAAATCTGCTTCAGACTGGTAA
- a CDS encoding sigma-54-dependent Fis family transcriptional regulator produces MSTEIQSIKQRFGIIGNNPGLNYAISIAARVAPTNLNVLIIGESGVGKEIFSQIIHQYSVRKHGPFIAVNCGAIPEGTIDSELFGHVKGSFTNAVDDRKGYFETVNGGTIFLDEVGELPLGTQARLLRVLEAGEFIRVGSSKVQKTDVRVVAATNVDLHQLISNGKFREDLFYRLNTVPIQVPALRDRKEDIYLLFRKFSSDFAEKYRTASIQLEESAIAELQNYNWPGNIRELKNVAEQISVLAKDPKLNADELNSFLPEQRRSQLPVITTSSNMKASGTDFSERDILYKVLFDMKKDLNDLKQFVFTMAEANELKTEFAHGNDLFNDNLKPNVKAVLEKDISERKPIIIDQAKHYTENSVEENLSISDNEKELIVKALQKHKGKRKDASLDLGISERTLYRKIKEYNLPG; encoded by the coding sequence ATGTCAACAGAAATTCAAAGTATTAAACAGCGATTTGGAATCATTGGAAATAATCCGGGATTAAATTATGCTATCAGTATTGCAGCACGGGTAGCTCCCACAAATCTGAATGTACTTATCATCGGTGAAAGCGGTGTAGGTAAAGAAATATTTTCGCAAATTATTCATCAATATTCAGTAAGAAAACACGGACCTTTTATAGCCGTGAACTGTGGTGCAATTCCGGAAGGAACAATTGACTCCGAATTGTTTGGTCATGTGAAAGGCTCTTTTACAAATGCGGTGGATGATAGAAAAGGATATTTTGAAACAGTGAATGGCGGCACCATATTTTTAGATGAAGTAGGTGAGTTGCCATTGGGAACACAAGCGAGATTATTGCGTGTTTTAGAAGCAGGAGAATTTATTCGTGTAGGTTCCTCAAAAGTGCAGAAAACAGATGTGCGTGTTGTAGCTGCGACGAATGTTGATTTACATCAATTAATTTCCAATGGTAAATTCCGTGAAGATTTATTTTATCGTTTAAATACTGTTCCTATTCAGGTGCCTGCATTGCGTGATCGCAAAGAAGATATTTATTTATTGTTCAGGAAATTCAGTTCTGATTTTGCGGAAAAGTATCGCACTGCTTCTATTCAATTAGAAGAATCTGCAATAGCTGAATTACAGAATTATAACTGGCCTGGGAATATCCGGGAATTAAAAAATGTAGCTGAACAAATTTCGGTGCTTGCAAAAGATCCCAAATTAAATGCGGACGAATTAAATAGTTTTTTACCCGAACAAAGAAGATCACAATTGCCGGTTATTACTACTTCGTCAAATATGAAAGCATCAGGTACAGATTTTTCAGAACGTGATATATTGTATAAGGTGCTTTTCGATATGAAAAAGGATCTAAATGATCTGAAACAATTTGTTTTTACAATGGCTGAAGCAAATGAATTGAAAACTGAATTTGCGCATGGCAACGATTTGTTTAATGATAATTTAAAGCCAAATGTAAAAGCTGTTCTGGAAAAAGATATTTCAGAAAGAAAACCAATAATAATTGATCAGGCAAAGCATTATACAGAGAATTCAGTAGAAGAGAATTTGTCCATATCTGATAATGAAAAAGAATTGATTGTAAAAGCACTTCAAAAACATAAAGGAAAAAGAAAAGATGCTTCACTTGATCTTGGGATTTCTGAACGTACCTTATACAGAAAAATAAAAGAATATAATCTGCCCGGATGA
- the miaB gene encoding tRNA (N6-isopentenyl adenosine(37)-C2)-methylthiotransferase MiaB produces the protein MEMYDSNPTLEGLKTNKLLSEERQGEVYANSEINPNGKKFYIESYGCQMNFSDSEIVASILHESGYGVTGNFLEADLILINTCAVRDNAEQRVRNRLKELKQVKRNNPSALIGMLGCMAERLKENLLEEEKLVDIVCGPDAYRDLPKLLVSANEGQKAVNVLLSREETYSDISPLRLDSNGISAFISIMRGCDNMCSFCVVPFTRGRERSRAVFTIVAEARDLFERGYREVTLLGQNVDSYKWKNPETENIVSFAELLVEVAKVDPLLRVRFSTSHPKDMTNDVLYAMATHDNICNYIHLPVQSGSSEVLERMNRTYNREWYKQRIESIRNIVPDCGISTDVISGFCGETEEDHQETLSLMDWVKYDMSYMFYYSERPGTLAARKYVDDIPEDVKKRRLSEIIALQNLHSMERNNADIGKVFKVLVEKPSRRSDADNCGRSDQNKMIVFPKENSLPGDYVFVKVTTATSATLIGKIVEGI, from the coding sequence ATGGAAATGTACGACAGCAATCCGACATTAGAGGGTTTAAAAACCAACAAATTACTATCTGAGGAAAGGCAGGGAGAGGTTTATGCTAATTCCGAAATCAATCCTAACGGTAAGAAATTTTATATAGAAAGCTACGGTTGTCAAATGAATTTCAGCGACAGCGAGATAGTAGCTTCCATACTGCATGAGTCCGGTTATGGTGTAACAGGAAATTTTCTGGAAGCAGATTTAATCCTGATTAATACATGTGCCGTGCGGGATAATGCGGAACAACGGGTGCGCAATCGCCTCAAGGAATTAAAGCAAGTGAAACGCAATAATCCATCTGCATTAATAGGTATGTTGGGCTGCATGGCAGAGCGGCTTAAAGAAAATTTATTGGAAGAAGAAAAATTAGTGGATATAGTTTGCGGCCCCGATGCATATCGTGATTTACCGAAATTATTAGTTTCCGCTAATGAAGGTCAAAAGGCGGTGAATGTGTTGTTGTCTCGTGAAGAAACTTATAGTGATATTAGTCCTTTACGATTGGACTCCAATGGAATTTCTGCATTTATTTCCATTATGCGTGGCTGCGATAATATGTGTTCGTTTTGTGTAGTGCCTTTTACACGAGGAAGAGAAAGGAGTAGAGCCGTTTTTACAATTGTAGCTGAAGCAAGAGATTTATTTGAAAGAGGATACAGAGAAGTTACGCTACTTGGTCAGAATGTAGATTCTTATAAATGGAAAAATCCGGAAACAGAAAACATAGTTTCGTTTGCAGAATTATTGGTAGAAGTGGCGAAGGTTGATCCATTATTGCGTGTGCGCTTTTCTACAAGTCATCCAAAAGATATGACTAATGATGTATTATATGCTATGGCAACACACGATAATATTTGCAATTATATTCATTTGCCAGTGCAATCAGGAAGTTCTGAAGTATTGGAACGTATGAACAGAACATATAATCGTGAATGGTATAAACAACGTATAGAATCTATTCGCAACATTGTTCCTGATTGCGGTATTTCCACGGATGTTATTTCAGGATTTTGTGGTGAAACAGAAGAAGATCATCAAGAAACACTTAGCTTGATGGATTGGGTGAAATATGATATGAGTTATATGTTTTATTACAGTGAAAGACCGGGTACTCTTGCTGCAAGAAAATATGTAGATGATATTCCGGAAGATGTGAAAAAGCGAAGATTGAGTGAGATAATCGCATTGCAAAATTTACATTCCATGGAAAGAAATAATGCGGACATTGGAAAAGTATTTAAAGTATTAGTTGAAAAACCTTCCCGCCGTTCCGATGCAGATAATTGCGGAAGAAGCGACCAGAATAAGATGATAGTTTTTCCGAAAGAAAACAGTTTGCCGGGTGATTATGTTTTTGTAAAAGTTACTACAGCAACATCAGCTACATTAATTGGTAAAATTGTGGAAGGAATCTAA